In one window of Mercurialis annua linkage group LG4, ddMerAnnu1.2, whole genome shotgun sequence DNA:
- the LOC126676412 gene encoding uncharacterized protein LOC126676412: protein MSCHIEKYQRCVIKEENLPNEEVYEANTMAEPSSRASRSVIIPRKVEMITVPPPPKISTALVTPLTAKPLSQTEAAVQTGAPTNDPEIVKEPLPPPAIVDEKDLPQVPPSEPVLSSPDVRKISKKLLTEISSWRRIQKSFPSSESPVSGEATRPDFVSQQKEALLRFFNMSLEAIQQANAFDNIEGIILALVQHADSLKEKTILEDLATHLAEFRESIPNSTTIAETVEARRISLAGKNIDLNARLDERQKEITALEDKFSTLSEEEANIQAEIHQLLKKKQERLSRKKSVAIELQKANEGALRDLEELRGLEGKIKQSNAEWLGAKEKAALANVRWKLFKEDLGFGMFNII, encoded by the exons ATGAGTTGTCATATTGAAAAATATCAGAGGTGTGTTATAAAGGAGGAAAATCTACCCAATGAGGAAGTATATGAAGCTAACACAATGGCTGAACCATCTAGTAGAGCTTCTCGGTCGGTTATTATACCCCGAAAAGTTGAAATGATTACTGTGCCCCCTCCTCCCAAAATTTCAACTGCCTTAGTAACGCCTTTAACTGCTAAACCGCTGAGTCAGACTGAAGCAGCAGTTCAAACAGGAGCTCCCACTAACGATCCAGAAATTGTGAAGGAACCACTTCCTCCTCCTGCTATTGTCGACGAAAAGGATCTTCCTCAG GTTCCTCCCTCTGAGCCTGTATTATCCTCCCCAGATGTGCGGAAAATTTCCAAGAAACTTCTGACTGAAATTTCAAGTTGGAGAAGGATTCAAAAATCCTTTCCTAGTAGTGAAAGTCCTGTTTCAGGTGAAGCAACTAGGCCTGACTTTGTAAGTCAACAAAAGGAAGCACTGCTCAGGTTCTTCAATATGTCATTAGAGGCTATTCAACAAGCTAATGCCTTTGACAACATCGAGGGGATTATCCTTGCACTCGTTCAGCATGCTGACAGTTTAAAGGAGAAAACAATTCTTGAAGATCTAGCTACTCATTTGGCAGAATTTCGAGAGAGCATTCCGAACTCTACGACCATAGCAGAAACTGTGGAAGCTCGCAGAATATCTCTTGCAGGGAAAAATATAGATCTTAATGCAAGATTGGATGAAAGACAAAAGGAAATAACTGCCTTGGAGGATAAATTCTCGACGCTTTCTGAAGAAGAAGCAAATATACAAGCTGAAATTCATCAgctattgaaaaaaaagcaGGAGCGTCTTTCCCGAAAGAAATCTGTTGCAATTGAATTGCAGAAAGCCAATGAAGGAGCATTGAGAGACCTTGAAGAATTGAGAGGCTTAGAAGGGAAAATCAAGCAGTCCAACGCCGAATGGCTCGGAGCCAAAGAGAAAGCAGCATTAGCTAATGTACGTTGGAAACTCTTTAAAGAGGATCTTGGTTTTGGtatgtttaatataatttaa
- the LOC126676414 gene encoding transcription factor-like protein DPB isoform X1 has protein sequence MWKQESKEEHILSLNSDQYFANGTVRDDQFKSKQHKKRGKKKNGGQQATGADNSGRGLRQFSMKVFEKVESKGTTTYNEVADELVAEFADPGNGISSSDQQQQFDEKSIRRRVYDAVNVFTALNIISKSKKEIQWEGFPQTSLSDIEELKGECLGLGNRIERKAAYLQELEEQHVGLQNLIQRNELLYNSEIAPSGGVSLPFILVQLRPHATVEVEISEDMQMVHFDFDSTPFELHDDNYVLKAMKSRERRESDGAAPNITTDGGEASSMPHE, from the exons ATGTGGAAGCAGGAAAGTAAAGAAGAACATATACTCTCACTAAATAGCGA TCAATATTTTGCGAATGGGACTGTGAGGGATGATCAATTCAAGTCCAAACAACACAAGAAACG TGGCAAGAAGAAAAACGGAGGTCAACAGGCAACTGGAGCTGATAATAGTGGTCGAGGACTCCGTCAATTTAGCATGAAAG TGTTTGAGAAAGTGGAAAGTAAAGGAACAACCACTTACAATGAG GTGGCAGATGAACTGGTAGCAGAGTTTGCTGACCCTGGCAACGGCATTTCATCTTCGGATCAG CAGCAACAGTTTGATGAGAAAAGCATACGGCGAAGGGTATATGATGCTGTGAATGTATTTACGGCATTAAATATCATATCTAAGAGTAAGAAGGAAATACAATGGGAAGGCTTTCCACAAACAAGTTTGAGTGACATAGAAGAATTAAAG GGTGAGTGTCTTGGATTGGGGAATAGAATTGAGAGAAAAGCTGCCTATTTGCAAGAACTAGAGGAACAA CACGTAGGTCTTCAGAACCTAATACAAAGAAATGAGCTACTTTACAACTCAGAGATTGCTCCTAGTGGGGGAGTGTCCTTACCTTTTATTCTGGTGCAG CTACGCCCTCATGCAACTGTTGAAGTGGAAATATCAGAAGATATGCAGATGGTTCATTTCGATTTTGATAG CACCCCTTTTGAGCTGCACGATGATAATTATGTTCTCAAGGCAATGAAATCGCGTGAGAGACGAGAGAGTGACGGCGCAGCACCTAATATAACTACCGATGGAGGTGAAGCTTCTAGCATGCCCCATGAGTAG
- the LOC126676414 gene encoding transcription factor-like protein DPB isoform X2, whose product MWKQESKEEHILSLNSDQYFANGTVRDDQFKSKQHKKRGKKKNGGQQATGADNSGRGLRQFSMKVFEKVESKGTTTYNEVADELVAEFADPGNGISSSDQQQFDEKSIRRRVYDAVNVFTALNIISKSKKEIQWEGFPQTSLSDIEELKGECLGLGNRIERKAAYLQELEEQHVGLQNLIQRNELLYNSEIAPSGGVSLPFILVQLRPHATVEVEISEDMQMVHFDFDSTPFELHDDNYVLKAMKSRERRESDGAAPNITTDGGEASSMPHE is encoded by the exons ATGTGGAAGCAGGAAAGTAAAGAAGAACATATACTCTCACTAAATAGCGA TCAATATTTTGCGAATGGGACTGTGAGGGATGATCAATTCAAGTCCAAACAACACAAGAAACG TGGCAAGAAGAAAAACGGAGGTCAACAGGCAACTGGAGCTGATAATAGTGGTCGAGGACTCCGTCAATTTAGCATGAAAG TGTTTGAGAAAGTGGAAAGTAAAGGAACAACCACTTACAATGAG GTGGCAGATGAACTGGTAGCAGAGTTTGCTGACCCTGGCAACGGCATTTCATCTTCGGATCAG CAACAGTTTGATGAGAAAAGCATACGGCGAAGGGTATATGATGCTGTGAATGTATTTACGGCATTAAATATCATATCTAAGAGTAAGAAGGAAATACAATGGGAAGGCTTTCCACAAACAAGTTTGAGTGACATAGAAGAATTAAAG GGTGAGTGTCTTGGATTGGGGAATAGAATTGAGAGAAAAGCTGCCTATTTGCAAGAACTAGAGGAACAA CACGTAGGTCTTCAGAACCTAATACAAAGAAATGAGCTACTTTACAACTCAGAGATTGCTCCTAGTGGGGGAGTGTCCTTACCTTTTATTCTGGTGCAG CTACGCCCTCATGCAACTGTTGAAGTGGAAATATCAGAAGATATGCAGATGGTTCATTTCGATTTTGATAG CACCCCTTTTGAGCTGCACGATGATAATTATGTTCTCAAGGCAATGAAATCGCGTGAGAGACGAGAGAGTGACGGCGCAGCACCTAATATAACTACCGATGGAGGTGAAGCTTCTAGCATGCCCCATGAGTAG
- the LOC126678495 gene encoding uncharacterized protein LOC126678495 yields the protein MEKIIDVCFHFGGTWSSTPFLSYVDDVQEFFPNFDADYLSLDHIRERYHKHFGFPNVSKIFFCINGRPLATHMFLAQTDADILRIVNKKGDRIRLDVYSDHDVDSPVFLTGVPTLPWHDSQGDSEHIEVFEGDKGPTVDVVVEGPGVDVVDEGPGVDVVDQGPGVDEVHNSPRVDEAIMEAEDGPMEEPGLQGEAHSESIEVEVEVEADSIEVEAENIEVEANVGNDAEGGCESENVEGSDIESSDSEGADNEVEGSDNQVEGSDIDVEGSNSKSDEEGSDSESVEEGSESGGSKAEGSNAASGSKVESSESSGSEGDKSDGNQSTYFSDSDLGSYEVGGSGSDEGTAKRRKSGKRKYSQKSTSDLAVGMTFADAVEVRKAIADVSVANGKPIKFIKNEPNRVRAGCFQENCPFLFFAARASKDERMMIRTLNFTHRCGRKFKNRSASARFVADKFAKKLKQNPGLKSREMKQQLKEDFKVNVSISICKRAKKKVLTELNSNYKVEFARLDAYAAEIRRTNPGSSVQVEVCPIMEREGRRVFRRMFICFEACKRGWLNGCRPIIGMDGCFLKGVTQGQLLCVVGKDGNNHMYPIAWAIVDVEDKDNWRWFLDCLIFALDLKNGVGLTIISDMQKGLVPAASEALPEAEHRFCARHVYANWSKDWRGGELKVKFWSCAWSTYEEELIENLNKMAADHGDQAPRDLLKYLPNKWCKAYISARCKCDMVDNNVSETFNSWVNEFRDRPIITLLEEIRKKVMTRIAEYKKFTSTWQGDFSPDCLATFESNFLLSTDCEVIYNGDDSYEVSHGDDQHTVVVKQKACTCRLWDISGVPCSHAIAAIYHAGGNPLEYICNCFNKRMFENAYHFALQPVRGVKFWHCDQYQPIEPPPFKKPPGRPKKNRVRDKSEPKKNTVRDKSEPQRPTTSQKLGRAGGRVTCGLCKGVGHNKKTCKNKNDSPSTMENEGPAAVRGGPAVVREEPAVVREGPTMVREGPAVVREGPAQPTHVNVGTGGPPLTQESTSFPKTFQGNARQKLKVRKALARDYAKNMGKEQLNSGVGVTYDPPTGKTSFLGSTTASQVVDPGNVAAAQQHTDAWSFRYALRQRNPLLAPTKRTSTEGLRKINFTPDGQGPVNLPFKDVTYKGNPAVTLTQLQSQAKKRKTSTRNEESSEQLPQSQPIMTRRKQQVQAENTA from the exons ATGGAGAAAATAATAGATGTTTGCTTTCATTTTGGGGGAACTTGGAGTAGCACTCCTTTTTTAAGCTACGTCGACGATGTACAGGAATTCTTTCCCAACTTTGATGCTGACTACCTGTCTCTTGATCACATTAGGGAAAGGTATCATAAGCATTTTGGATTCCCTAATGTGAGCAAGATTTTCTTTTGCATCAATGGAAGGCCCCTGGCAACCCACATGTTCCTGGCACAAACGGATGCAGACATTCTGAGGATAGTGAACAAGAAGGGTGATAGAATTAGGCTTGATGTTTACTCAGACCATGATGTGGACAGCCCTGTTTTTCTTACAGGTGTGCCTACACTGCCCTGGCATGATTCTCAAGGAGACAGTGAGCATATTGAAGTTTTTGAGGGAGATAAAGGGCCAACAGTTGATGTGGTAGTTGAAGGCCCAGGAGTTGATGTGGTAGATGAAGGCCCAGGAGTTGATGTGGTAGATCAAGGCCCAGGAGTTGATGAGGTACATAACAGCCCAAGAGTTGATGAGGCAATTATGGAGGCTGAAGATGGGCCAATGGAGGAGCCTGGTTTGCAGGGTGAGGCCCATTCTGAGAGTATTGAGGTTGAGGTTGAGGTTGAGGCTGACAGTATTGAGGTTGAGGCTGAGAATATTGAGGTTGAGGCTAATGTGGGGAATGATGCTGAGGGAGGATGTGAGTCTGAAAATGTAGAGGGGTCAGATATTGAGAGTTCAGATTCTGAGGGGGCAGATAATGAGGTTGAGGGTTCAGATAATCAGGTTGAGGGGTCAGATATTGATGTTGAGGGGTCAAATTCTAAATCTGATGAAGAGGGGTCAGATTCTGAATCTGTTGAAGAGGGGTCAGAGTCTGGTGGTTCAAAGGCAGAGGGTTCTAATGCTGCTTCTGGGTCCAAGGTAGAGAGTTCAGAGTCCAGTGGTTCTGAGGGGGATAAATCAGATGGAAATCAATCTACTTACTTTTCTGATTCTGATTTGGGTTCATATGAGGTAGGAGGCAGTGGTAGTGATGAAGGGACtgcaaaaagaagaaaaagtggCAAGAGGAAATACAGTCAGAAATCAACTTCTGATCTGGCTGTTGGCATGACATTCGCTGATGCAGTTGAGGTAAGGAAAGCCATAGCTGATGTGTCAGTGGCCAATGGAAAGCCAATTAAGTTTATTAAGAATGAACCCAATAGAGTTAGGGCAGGCTGTTTTCAAGAGAACTGTCCATTCTTGTTCTTTGCTGCTAGAGCCTCAAAGGATGAAAGAATGATGATTAGGACCCTAAATTTTACTCATAGATGTGGTAGGAAGTTTAAAAATAGGAGTGCAAGTGCTAGATTTGTGGCTGACAAGTTTGCAAAGAAATTAAAGCAAAACCCAGGCTTAAAAAGTAGAGAAATGAAGCAACAGTTGAAAGAAGATTTTAAGGTGAATGTGTCAATTTCCATATGCAAGAGGGCAAAGAAAAAAGTGTTGACGGAACTAAACTCCAATTACAAAGTTGAATTTGCAAGATTAGATGCTTATGCAGCTGAGATCAGAAGAACTAATCCTGGTAGTAGTGTTCAAGTTGAAGTCTGTCCAATTATGGAAAGAGAAGGCAGAAGAGTGTTTAGGAGGATGTTTATATGCTTTGAGGCTTGCAAGAGGGGATGGTTGAATGGCTGCAGACCCATCATAGGCATGGATGGCTGTTTTTTGAAAGGAGTGACCCAAGGTCAGCTACTATGTGTTGTTGGCAAGGATGGTAACAACCATATGTACCCAATTGCTTGGGCTATTGTGGATGTGGAGGACAAAGATAACTGGAGATGGTTCCTGGACTGTCTCATTTTTGCCCTGGACTTGAAGAATGGTGTTGGCCTGACAATAATCTCAGATATGCAGAAG GGGTTGGTGCCAGCTGCAAGTGAAGCACTTCCAGAGGCTGAGCACAGATTTTGTGCTAGACATGTATATGCCAATTGGAGTAAGGACTGGAGAGGTGGTGAATTGAAGGTGAAGTTTTGGTCCTGTGCTTGGAGCACTTATGAGGAAGAATTGATTGAAAACTTGAACAAGATGGCAGCTGACCATGGTGATCAAGCACCTCGTGACTTGCTCAAATACTTACCTAATAAGTGGTGTAAAGCTTACATCAGTGCCAGATGCAAATGTGACATGGTAGACAACAATGTATCAGAGACATTCAATTCTTGGGTGAATGAGTTTAGAGACAGACCAATTATCACACTCCTAGAAGAGATTAGAAAGAAGGTGATGACTAGGATAGCTGAGTACAAGAAGTTCACTTCCACATGGCAGGGGGACTTCTCCCCTGATTGCTTGGCTACCTTTGAGAGTAATTTCCTATTGAGCACAGACTGTGAGGTCATCTACAATGGGGATGATAGCTACGAGGTCAGTCATGGTGATGACCAACATACTGTGGTTGTGAAGCAAAAGGCTTGTACATGCAGGTTGTGGGATATTAGTGGGGTTCCATGTTCACACGCAATTGCAGCCATATACCATGCTGGTGGGAACCCATTGGAGTACATATGCAATTGCTTCAACAAGCGTATGTTTGAGAATGCATATCACTTTGCACTACAACCTGTTAGGGGAGTGAAGTTTTGGCACTGTGATCAATACCAGCCAATTGAACCCCCACCATTCAAGAAACCACCTGGCAGGCCAAAGAAGAATAGGGTCAGGGACAAAAGTGAGCCAAAGAAGAATACGGTTAGGGACAAAAGTGAGCCACAGAGGCCAACAACCTCTCAGAAGTTGGGGAGAGCAGGTGGTCGTGTTACATGTGGTCTATGTAAAGGGGTAGGCCACAACAAAAAAACctgcaaaaacaaaaatgatagTCCTTCTACTATGGAGAATGAGGGACCAGCAGCAGTAAGGGGGGGACCAGCAGTGGTGAGAGAGGAACCAGCAGTTGTGAGAGAGGGACCAACAATGGTAAGAGAGGGACCAGCAGTTGTGAGAGAGGGACCAGCACAACCTACTCATGTCAATGTTGGTACTGGAGGACCACCATTAACTCAAGAATCAACG AGCTTTCCAAAAACTTTCCAGGGAAATGCAAGGCAAAAACTGAAAGTGAGAAAAGCACTTGCTAGAGACTATGCAAAGAATATGGGCAAAGAACAGCTCAACAGTGGTGTTGGGGTGACTTATGATCCCCCAACTGGCAAGACTTCTTTTTTG GGCTCAACCACTGCCTCCCAAGTTGTTGATCCTGGAAATGTGGCAGCTGCCCAACAACACACGGATGCGTGGTCCTTCAGGTATGCACTAAGGCAGAGGAACCCACTATTGGCTCCAACAAAAAGGACAAGTACAGAAGGGTTGAGGAAAATCAATTTTACTCCAGATGGTCAAGGTCCAGTGAATTTGCCTTTCAAAGATGTGACATACAAGGGAAATCCTGCTGTAACCTTAACCCAATTGCAGAGCCAAGCCAAAAAAAGGAAGACATCTACAAGGAATGAAGAAAGCAGTGAGCAGTTGCCACAATCCCAACCTATTATGACCAGAAGGAAGCAACAAGTTCAAGCAGAAAACACTGCATAG